ATGGGCGTGCTGAACGGGGTGTCCCTCCCCGCGTTCTTCATGGACGCGAACCTGCACTACCTCGTCGTCCTGCGGATGGTCCAGCTCAGCCTGCGCCACGGCAACGCCGACAGCTCCCCCAACGCGTACACCTTCTTCGCGCGGGTGATCGGCCCGAGGTACGGGCGATACAAGGAAGGATATCTGTTCGGCAAGCTCGGTCACGACCTGGCGCAGAGGAGCGGCCTGCTCACCACCAAATCGGTGGTGCTCACCATGTTTGGACAGCACATCGTCTTCTGGACCCACCATTACAGAGAGACGTATCCGTACACGCGCGCCGGCTTCAGCGCCGCGGTGGAGTCCGGCAACCTGAATGACGCCTGCTACAACTGCATGTGGGCCGAGGTGTTCCCGCTGCTCTCCGGGGAGCCGCTGGAAGACGTGCTCCGCGCGGTCGAAGAGCGCCTCGGCTTCGTGCGCAGGGCCGGTTACGCGTTACCGCACTGCGTCCTCCTCGGCATCTCCGCCATGATCCAGGCGCTGCGCGGGAGGCCGGTGCGCCTCTCGGCGCTGGACGGCTCGGCGCTGGACCTGCTGGCCTTCGAGGCGTCGCTGGAGGAAGGGAATCCCCCGCTCGTCCGCGCCCTCTATTACAACTTGAAGGCGCAGGCGCGCTTCCTGATCGGCCCTCCCGGAGCGGCGCTCGCCGCGGTGACCCGCGGGCGCGCCGAGCACCCCTGCAGGGTCGAGTCGAACGCCATCGTCGCCGAGAGCTCCTATTACCTCGCGCTCTCGCTCGCGGCCCTCTCCAGCGAGGCTCGCGAGGCGCGCCCCGCCCCGCCGGGGGAGCCCACGGACGAGCTGCTCGACTGCGAGCGGCAGCTCGGCGCCTGGGCCAGGAGCTGCCCCGAGAACTTCCTCCACAAGCACGCCCTGGTCCGCGCCGAGATCGCCCGGCTCCGCGGGCAGGAACCGCAGGCGATGCGGCTCTACGAGCAAGCCATCTCCTCGGCGCGGGAGGGCGGCTTCGTCCAGCACGAGGCCATCGCCTGCGAGCTCGCCGCGGGGTTTTACCGCGCGTGCGGCCTCTTCACGTCCGCCGACGCCTACCTGCGAGAGGCCCGCGCCGGCTACTTTCGCTGGGGCGCTCACGCCAAGGTGGAGCAGCTCGACCAGCGCTACCCCTACCTCGCCCCGCGCAAGCCGATCGCCCCCACCGTCACCTTCGCCGTGCGCGCCGAGCAGTTCGACGTCCTGTCGGTGGTCACCGCCTCTCAGAGCATCTCGGGCGAGCTCAAGCTCCCGCGCCTGCTGGAGACGTTGCTGCGCATCGTGGTCGAGCACGCGGGCGCCGGAGAGGGGGTCGTGCTCCTGCTCCGGGAGGATCGCCTGTCGACCGCGGCGGCGATCTCGACGTCCTCGACGTCCGGCGGCGCCGCGCGGCTGCTCGACGCGGGCGAGGCGGCGGCGGTCGCGCTGCCGCAATCCATCCTCAACTACGTTCGCCGGAGCCACGAGCGCGTGCGGCTCGACGACGCCGCCGGGCGGCACCCGTTCTCGGAGGACGACTATTTCAGGCAGAGGGGGCCGGGATCGGCGCTGTGCCTCCCGATCGTGCGGCAGGCGCGGCTGCTCGGCGTGCTCTACCTGGAGAACAGGCTCATCACCGGGGCGTTCACCCCGGGGCGGCTCACCGTGCTCGAGCTGCTCGCCTCGCAATCGGCCATCTCGCTCGAGAACGCCATGCTCTACGCCGATATCGAGCAGGAGAACGCCGAGCGGCGCCGGGCGGAGCGGGAGCTCCAGGCCAACCAGACGACGCTCCAGGCCATCGTCGACAACTCCGCTGCATCCATCTACCTCAAGGATCGCGACGGCCGGTATCTGCTTGCCAACTGCCACGCGGAGAGCGCCGTCGGGCTGCCGCGCCATGGGCTCCTCGGAAAGACCGACGTCGAGGTCTTTCACGCTGCGACCGCCGAGCTGCTCCAGGACAACGACCGGAAGGTGCTCGACGCGGGCGAGCCGCTGCAGTGCGAGGAGGAGATCTTGCTGGACGACGGGCCGCACACCTTCCTGTCGGTCAAGTTCCCGCTCGGCGAGAGCGTCATGCCCGGCGTGATCTGCGGCATCTCCACCGACATCACCGAGCGCAGGCGGGCCGAGCTGGCCGAGCGCTTCCTCGCCGAGGCGAGCCGCAAGCTCATGGCCCTCGGCTACGGCGCCACCCTCGAGAGCGTCGCGCAGCTCGCCGTGCCCGAGCTGGCCGACCAGTGCGTGGTCGACGTGCGCCTCGATCCGGACACTCCGGAGCGCACGGCCACCGCGGGGGTGCCGGCCGAGCTCGCAGGGGCGGTGATGGACGCGCTGCAGCCGCTCTCGGCGGCGTCGCTGAGCCGCCCCGAGGTGGGCGACGTCCGCGCCGCGCCCCTCCTGGAGCCGCTCGGCGTTCACTCCTTGCTCCGGGCTCCGCTCCTCGCGCGCGACCGGTGCTTCGGCGTCATGACCCTGCTCGCAACCTCGCCACGGCGCCGCTACGGCCCTGCCGACCTGTGGCTGGCCGAGGAGCTGGCGAGCCGCGCCGCGCTCGCCCTCGACAACAGCCGCCTGTTCGCCGAGGCCCAGGAGGCGATCGAGCGCCGCGACGAGTTCCTCCTCGTCGCATCCCACGAGCTCAAGACCCCCCTCACCTCGCTCAAGATGCAGGCCCACCTCCTCGCCCGGCTCCTGCCCCGCTTCCAGCGCGCCGAGGTCGCTCCGGAGCGCATCGACGCCGCCATCCAGGTCCTCAACCGACAGATCGCGCGCCTCGCCCACCTGGTCAACGAGCTGCTCGACGTCACCCGCCTGAACGCCGGCCGCCTCTCCCTCGCGCGCGCGCCCCTCGACCTGGCCGCCCTGACGCGCGAGGTCGTCGAGCGCATGCACCAGCAGCTCGCCGACGCCCGCTGCCGCACCCACCTCGACCTGGAAGGGCCCGTGGTGGGCGACTGGGATGCTTCTCGCGTCGAGCAGGTCCTCATCAACCTCCTGTCCAACGCGCTCAAGTACGGCGCGGGGGCCCCCATTCACGTCGTCGTGCGCGGCCTGGAAGGCCGCGCGCTGCTCGTCGTCCGCGATCACGGCATTGGCGTCGCGGAGGCCGACCAGGCCAGGATCTTCGAGCGCTTCGAGCGCGCCGTCTCCGTCCGCAACTTCGGCGGCCTCGGCCTCGGCCTCTACATCGTCCGGTGGATCGTCACCTCCCACGGCGGCACCATCTGCGTCGAGAGCGCGCCAGGCGCGGGCGCCACCTTCATCGTCGAGCTCCCCTTGCGCCCGGCCGAGGCGGAGACGGCGACCCATGGCCAAGGGGCTCTGCTCCCATCGGCCTAGGCGCTCACGCGCTCACGACAGCGCTTCCCGAGCCCGCCGTGCGCGCTCACGCGACGGCGCTGACAGGCGCTTTGCTCCTCTGATAGGGTAGTCGTCCTAGGAGACTGCCATGCCTCGCTTGAACCAGATCATCGCCATCGAGAAGGGCGTCAAGGCCCGCTCCCACCAGCGCCTCACCGAGGCGCACCACGCGCTGCAGAAGCCGGCGCTGCTCTCCGGGATCTCGCGCGCCTACCGGTCGAAGGACGAGGAGGGCGAGCAGCTCCCGCCCGAGGCGACGAGGGTGCAGGCGAAGGCCGAGGACATCATCCGGAGCACCGTCGACATCCTGGGCGAGCTCTTCGACGTCACGGCCACCAAGGACTACGCGAACTGCAAGGCCCGCGCGGACGTGGTCGTCGACGGCAAGGTGCTCCTCACGGGGGCGCCCGTGACTTACCTGCTCTTCCTGGAGAAGCAGCTGGTCGACATGAACACCTTCATCAAGAAGCTGCCGGTGCTCGACGCGTCGGAGAGCTGGACGTTCGATCCCTCCGCGGACTCCTGGGCGACGGAGCCGGTACAGACGGCGCGGACCAAGAAGATCCCACGCAACCACGTCAAGGCCGAGGCGACGGACAAACACCCGGCGCAGGTGGAGGTCTATCACGAGGACGTGGTCGTCGGTTACTGGAAGACGGTCAAGTTCTCGGGCGCGCTGCCGGCGCGGCGCATCAACGAGCTGCTCGATCGGGTGGAGAAGCTGCAAAAGGCGGTCAAGTTCGCCCGCGAGGAGGCGAACAACCAGGCGGTCGAGGAGCAGAAGGTCGGCGCCGCCGTCCTCGGGTACCTCTTCAGCGCCTGACGCGCGCCGCCCAGGCCGCGCTTGCGCCGCGGCCGCCGGAGCGATATCGTGGCGGCGGAGTGCAAGTTGAAGCTCAAGCTCAGCTTGATGGGCTCGGCGCCCAAGCGCAGGTTCGAATCCTGCCCCCGCCACCGCATCTTCTCTCGCGGCGGGGTAGCCCAACTCGGAAGAGGCAGCGCCGGCCCGTTCAATGGTCTCAAGCTCTCACTCCAGGCTCGAGCATTCGCCGCCGATCACCCAATCGAACGGGAGGAGGCTTGAATCGTCGGATGCTGGTTCAATTCCAGCCTGGCCAGCCCGCGCCGAGGTGAGGCGTCGCCTCGCCTCGCGCGGCGCCGGGGCGCTCCCGCCCCGGCGCGCAGTCCGTGATGGCCGGTAGTTCAATGGCAGAACACGGCGGTGTAAGGACTGACCTTCGACCTTAAACGTGTGGGTGTGCGCAGATGGCGGCAAACCGAGGCCCGGGACTAGGCCACAGTCCCGGGTCTCACCTATTTCAGGGGCCTTCGGGTCGCGGGAGCTCGATCGACGACGCCTCGTTCTCCGCCGCTGACGACCGCGGGGCGGGGTGAAGCTGGGCGCAGCGCGCGAGAGCGCCGGCGGTTCAGGCCCTCAGGAGGAGCTCGAACCCTTCGGCCACGAGCCCCTTGAACACGGTCGGGCCGGTCCGGCAGAATCCTAGCTTCTCCAGCACCTTGACCGACGCGGCATTCTCGAGCATCGCGTGCGCGACGAGGCGTGGGAGCCGGAGCTCCTCGACCGCATACCGGATGCACGCGGCGGCCGACTCCGTGGCGTAGCCTCTGCCCCAGTGCTTCCGGAAGAAGCGGTACCCGAGGTCCGCGACCTCGAGGTCGTCGTGCCACCTGAGGCCGCACCAGCCGAGCTTTTCCCCCGTCGTCCGGTCCGAGACGATGAGCCGGCCCATGCGGAAGTCCTCGAACTGGCGCGCGAGCCGCGCGACGACCGCGCGCGCTTCGTCCTCGCACGCGAACGCGGTGTCGCCGGTGTAGCGGACCACTTCGGGATCCGAGTTCAGCTCCATCATGAACCGGACGTCCGCCAGCCGGTGGGGGCGGAGGCTCAGGCGCTCCGTCAAGAGGAGGGCGTCGTCGTCTGTGTCGAGGCTGGGCACCCGGCGATCCTACCCGGTCCGCCGCGTGTTCGCCATTTCCTGCCCCGTGCGCGGTCGTCTCCTGATTCTCGCCTTGATGCTCCTTGGCGCCGTTGCCTGCTCCCAGGCGCGAGTTGCTGCCTTTCCACGCGTTCGCCCTGATCTGCTCTCGATACCTGCAAATACCCCGGCTTCGCGCGGGGGCGCGGCGTTCCCCCGGCGCGAGGACGAACGATCGCCGGCGGCTCGACGGGCGGCGTGGCCGTCAACCCCTCCTCAGGGGCTTGGTGAACCGCCCCCATCAACTTAGGATCGCTCCAGACACAGCGGGTTGGCGACTGGAGCCTTCGAGCGCTGGCTGCACCTGGTCACGCCCGCGTCGTGGCGTGGCGTGTCGGGTGCCGCATCGACGAATCGCCCTGACTTTTCGTGCCGGCAATTGGTGGGACTCTCATCGAGGAGTCGGTGCGGGGCACGGGCGGAGATCCGTCCCGGAGTCGGCCTTCGCCCGATTCACTCGCCTGCTGGGCTCCACCTCATCGGAACGCGGCTGTCTGCGGGATCGAGCGCATTGAAGCTCGGAATCGATAGAAAGGCGGAGTCACATGCGAAAGTATCGAGCGAGTGCGGTTTCTGCTGGAATCCTTGCCGGGTTTGCCGGCGTGATGGCCAGCACAGGCGCGAGCTGGGCCGGCGATCCGCAAGACGTCAAGGCCGAGGCCGGGGGGTCCGACGAGGTCGGGCACCACATGCCCGGCACGGGCAAGGGGTTCGTGGGACAGCAGTATCAGCAGTATCAGAAGGGGGAGCGTGGTCCCCAGGGGCCCATGGGGCAGCGGGGGCCCGCTGGGCCGCAGGGTGAGCGCGGTCCGCAGGGTCCGCAGGGCCCCAAGGGCGAGCGCGGCGAGCCCGGCCCGCAGGGGCAGGCAGGTGCCGCAGGCACCGCGGGGCTCATCGGTCCCCAGGGCCTCCAGGGCTTCAAGGGCACTGACGGTGCGCGCGGTCCGCAGGGGCCCAAGGGCGAGCGCGGCGAGCCCGGCCCGCGGGGGCCGGCAGGCGCCGCGGGCACCGCGGGGCTCATCGGTCCCCAGGGCTTCAAGGGCACTGACGGCGCGCGCGGCCCGCAGGGACCCAAGGGCGAGCCCGGCCCGCAGGGGCCGGCAGGCACCGCGGGGCTCATCGGCCCGCAGGGCCTCCAGGGCTTCAAGGGCGTCGACGGCGCTCGCGGTCCGCAGGGACCCGCGGGGCCCATGGGACCCAAGGGCGAGGTCGGCCCCCAGGGGCCGGCGGGCACCGCGGGGCTCATCGGCCCGCAGGGCCTCCAGGGCTTCAAGGGCGTCGACGGCGCGCGCGGTCCGCAGGGACCCGCGGGGCCCATGGGACCCAAGGGCGAGGTCGGCCCCCAGGGGCCGGCGGGGCACACCGGCCTCCAGGGGCTCAAGGGCGTCGACGGCGCGCGCGGTTCGCAGGGGCCCGCGGGACCCATGGGACCCAAGGGCGAGCGTGGCGAGCCGGGCCCGCAGGGGTCGGCAGGCACCGCGGGGCACATCGGCCCGCAAGGCCTCCAGGGCCTCCAGGGCCTCAAGGGCGTCGACGGCGCGCGCGGTCCTCAGGGACCCGCGGGACCCATGGGGCCCAAGGGCGAGATGGGTCCTCAGGGGCCGGCGGGGCACAGCGGTCCTCAGGGCCTCAAGGGCACTGACGGCGCGCATGGTCCGCAGGGGATGACAGGGCCCAAGGGCGAGATGGGTCCTCAGGGGCCGACAGGGCCCAAGGGCGAGATGGGTCCTCAGGGGCCGGCGGGGCCCAAGGGCGAGATGGGTCCTCAGGGGCACAGCGGTCCTCAGGGCCTCAAGGGCGCTGACGGCGCGCGTGGTCCGCAGGGGCCGGCAGGGCCCAAGGGCGAGCGCGGCGAGCCCGGTCCCCAGGGCCCCGCGGGGCTCGTCGGTCCTCAGGGCCTCCAGGGCATCAAGGGCGTCGACGGCGCTCACGGCCTCAAGGGCGCTGACGGCGCTCAGGGCCTCAAGGGCGCTGACGGCGCGCGCGGTCCTCAGGGTCCCGCTGGACCCAAGGGCGAGGCGGGTCCCCAGGGACCGGCCGGACCCAAGGGCGAGCGCGGCGAGCGCGGCCTCCCGGGGATCGTCGGTCCTCAAGGCCTCCAGGGCATCAAGGGCGTCGACGGCGCTCACGGCCTCAAGGGCGCTGACGGCGCTCAGGGCCTCAAGGGCGCTGATGGCGCGCGTGGTCCTCAGGGCCCCGCTGGACCCAAGGGCGAGCTCGGTCCCCAGGGACCGGCCGGACCCAAGGGCGAGCGCGGCGAGCGCGGCGAGCGCGGCCTCCAGGGCCCCGCGGGGCTCGTCGGTCCTCAAGGCCTTCAGGGCATCAAGGGCGTCGACGGCGCTCACGGCCTCAAGGGCGCTGACGGCGCTCAGGGCCTCAAGGGCGCTGACGGCGCGCGTGGTCCTCAGGGCCCCGCTGGACCCAAGGGCGAGGCGGGTCCCCAGGGACCGGCCGGACCCAAGGGCGAGCGCGGCGAGCGCGGCCTCCCGGGGATCGTCGGTCCTCA
The DNA window shown above is from Sorangium aterium and carries:
- a CDS encoding AAA family ATPase, translating into MPESPRYLVVEVLHQGAETILYRARRAEDGRPVVLKVLRRDHASPRALGRLQHELEVARALDSPVVIKAYGIEPFRDQVTLVLEDFGGRSLDQLLDGDGPMRAMRGMAIERFFPLALRLTDALAELHRHHIIHKDIKPQNLLCNPDTGEVKITDLGIACLLPRESQDLTRDRLIEGTLAYMAPEQTGRMNRWIDERTDLYSLGITFYQTLTGALPFQASDPVGWVHCHIAQAPRPPHALVPSIPPQLSAVVLKLLSKAAEERYQSALGLRHDLERCSSQLRATGAIEPFALGERDLSDRFRVPQRLYGREREIEALLVAFERVVAAGRPELALVSGYSGIGKSSLVAELHRPVVRERGSFLSGKFEQLKRDVPYLPFLQAFRALLQEILGASEEQVERWRQRLREALGQDASLLADVLPELTVLLGPQPPVPELPPAEAQSRLLAALRRFVAACARKEHPVALFLDDLQWADPASLLLLEQLATYTGTEHLLLIGAYRDNEVGPAHPLRLTLAEAQRRGAAVSELVLAPLSAAHVGALVAEAVHAPDAQVEPLSQLVHEKTGGNPFFVLQFLFELHQEGLITLDAEQRVWRWDIAAIRDKGFTDNVVELMVGKLKRLSIPARDALELAACLGSSLDLDTLAIVARRSAEALRDALEEAAREVLLLRRSSGYRFLHDRVQQAAYSLIPPEQLAEVHLRIGQLLVKAQRADERDASLFDVVGHLNRGAALLRSQAERDELAALNLRAGRKAKAAAAFQSAAALFAAGLSLLAPGRWEARRALTYDLTFERAHVAYITGSFDEAERLLEELMERARTRIETAAAVELAVALNVTRGRHARAVEIGLGWLRACDIALPLGPGDAQVDEETERVWRDLGVREIADLIHLPRMTNPEIESAMGVLNGVSLPAFFMDANLHYLVVLRMVQLSLRHGNADSSPNAYTFFARVIGPRYGRYKEGYLFGKLGHDLAQRSGLLTTKSVVLTMFGQHIVFWTHHYRETYPYTRAGFSAAVESGNLNDACYNCMWAEVFPLLSGEPLEDVLRAVEERLGFVRRAGYALPHCVLLGISAMIQALRGRPVRLSALDGSALDLLAFEASLEEGNPPLVRALYYNLKAQARFLIGPPGAALAAVTRGRAEHPCRVESNAIVAESSYYLALSLAALSSEAREARPAPPGEPTDELLDCERQLGAWARSCPENFLHKHALVRAEIARLRGQEPQAMRLYEQAISSAREGGFVQHEAIACELAAGFYRACGLFTSADAYLREARAGYFRWGAHAKVEQLDQRYPYLAPRKPIAPTVTFAVRAEQFDVLSVVTASQSISGELKLPRLLETLLRIVVEHAGAGEGVVLLLREDRLSTAAAISTSSTSGGAARLLDAGEAAAVALPQSILNYVRRSHERVRLDDAAGRHPFSEDDYFRQRGPGSALCLPIVRQARLLGVLYLENRLITGAFTPGRLTVLELLASQSAISLENAMLYADIEQENAERRRAERELQANQTTLQAIVDNSAASIYLKDRDGRYLLANCHAESAVGLPRHGLLGKTDVEVFHAATAELLQDNDRKVLDAGEPLQCEEEILLDDGPHTFLSVKFPLGESVMPGVICGISTDITERRRAELAERFLAEASRKLMALGYGATLESVAQLAVPELADQCVVDVRLDPDTPERTATAGVPAELAGAVMDALQPLSAASLSRPEVGDVRAAPLLEPLGVHSLLRAPLLARDRCFGVMTLLATSPRRRYGPADLWLAEELASRAALALDNSRLFAEAQEAIERRDEFLLVASHELKTPLTSLKMQAHLLARLLPRFQRAEVAPERIDAAIQVLNRQIARLAHLVNELLDVTRLNAGRLSLARAPLDLAALTREVVERMHQQLADARCRTHLDLEGPVVGDWDASRVEQVLINLLSNALKYGAGAPIHVVVRGLEGRALLVVRDHGIGVAEADQARIFERFERAVSVRNFGGLGLGLYIVRWIVTSHGGTICVESAPGAGATFIVELPLRPAEAETATHGQGALLPSA
- a CDS encoding DUF7873 family protein, with translation MPRLNQIIAIEKGVKARSHQRLTEAHHALQKPALLSGISRAYRSKDEEGEQLPPEATRVQAKAEDIIRSTVDILGELFDVTATKDYANCKARADVVVDGKVLLTGAPVTYLLFLEKQLVDMNTFIKKLPVLDASESWTFDPSADSWATEPVQTARTKKIPRNHVKAEATDKHPAQVEVYHEDVVVGYWKTVKFSGALPARRINELLDRVEKLQKAVKFAREEANNQAVEEQKVGAAVLGYLFSA
- a CDS encoding GNAT family N-acetyltransferase, whose amino-acid sequence is MPSLDTDDDALLLTERLSLRPHRLADVRFMMELNSDPEVVRYTGDTAFACEDEARAVVARLARQFEDFRMGRLIVSDRTTGEKLGWCGLRWHDDLEVADLGYRFFRKHWGRGYATESAAACIRYAVEELRLPRLVAHAMLENAASVKVLEKLGFCRTGPTVFKGLVAEGFELLLRA